TGAGTCCGGGAGCGCTGACCCCGGTCGGCTTGCCGGTTCCGGGAGCGGTGCCCCCGGCGGACGTACCGCTTCAGGGGCCGTCGTGTCCGCGCGGCAGGAACCCGACGTGCTGCGCATCACCCGCAGCCGTACGGCCTGGGCGCTCGCCGTCTTCTTCGGGCTCCAGGCCACCGCCGCGTACATCACGATGGGCTGGATGGCGCAGATCTTCCGTGACGCGGGCGTCGCGGCCGGCACCGCGGGACTGCTCCTCGCCGTCACGATGGTCATGGGCGTACCGCTGGCCTTCGTCATCCCCCGCCTCGCCACGCGGCTGCCTGACCAGGGACCGATCGCGGTCGTGCTCGGCGCCTGCGGACTCGCCGGATACGCGGGCCTCTACTTCGCCCCGGCGGCCGGCGCCTGGGCCTGGGCCCTGCTCCTCGGCGTCTCCAACTGCGCCTTCCCGCTGGCACTGACCATGGTCGGCATGCGGGCCAGGACCGGCGCGGGCGTCGCCAAGCTCTCGGCGTTCGCCCAGAGCACCGGCTATCTGATCTCGATCCCGGGCCCGCTGCTGGTGGGCGTCCTCTACCAGCACAGCGGCGGCTGGGGCCTGCCGATCGCCCTCATGGCCGGGCTGATGGTCCCGCAGATCGCCGTGGGCATCCTGGCGGGCCGGAACCGCATCGTGGAGGACGAGGCCGCGCGCCTGCCCACGCGTGAGGTGACTCCTTGAGCGCCTTGAGAGGGTGCCGACCCCACCGGTAAGGGGGTGGACGAAGGGTGCGAGACTGGCCGCATGCCTGTGCTCGACCCAAACCCCCAGAACGGCCAGAAGAAGCTGCTGCTCGTGTTCGGCGCGATGCTGGCCATCACCGTGATCATCGGCGTCATCGCGGCGATCGCCTCACCGTGAGCCCGACGGGCTGATCATGGACGCGGCAGCGCCGACGGCGTTGCCCGACCGCCCCCTCGAGGCGCCTGTCCCAGCCCGATGGGGGGCTAACCCCCCATCCCCTAGGGGGCGAGTGTCAGGGTCAAGTGGGTGGATCACCGGATGGGTTGAGGGCTTCGGATTCCGTAGCTTCGAGTTGTGGCCGCGAGGAGGCGGACACGGACCACTCGAGGACCCACGGAGGCGGCATGTCGGCCCGTACGCACACCCGGCCCCACCCGGCGACCCCGGGCCGCGTCGACATCCGGCTGCCCTGGTGGGCCCTCGCCCTGCCGACGCTCGCCTTCGTCACGCTGCTGCTCCTGATACTCAACCCGGTGGACGCGCACGCCGCGGGCGGCGCCCCCGCGATCACCCACGTCTTCGAGCGCGTCCAGGACACGATGCTGCACGAGGCGCCGTGAACCGGCCCGCGGCCGACACCTTCCGCGCAGCCCAGGCACCCTCGTCACCCCTGCCGGGGCAGGACGTCAACTCCCTGCGCCCCATGGCGTGTTTCATGCGAAGCTGGGACGCATGAGCGTCGCAGAACCCCGCAGGATCGTCCTCTTCCGGCATGCGAAAGCCGACTGGCCACAGGTGTCCGACCACGAGCGGCCGCTCGCCGACCGGGGCCGCAAGGACGCCGCCGTCGCCGGGCGCAAGCTGGCCGACACCGGCATCCCCTTCGATCTGGCCCTCTGCTCCACCGCGACCCGGACCCGCGAGACCTGGAAGCTCGCCGTCCATGAGCTCCCGCACCGGCCGAAAACGGTCTATGAGGAGCGGCTCTACGAAGCCTCGCCCGGAGAGCTGATCGCCGTGCTCAACGAAACCCCCGACGACGCGCAGAACGTGGTCCTGATCGGCCACAACCCGGGCGTGCACGGCCTCGCCGAGATCCTGGCAGGCCAGGCCGAGGGCGACTCGCGCGCCCGGATGAACGGCCGCGGCTTCCCGACCGCCGCCTTCGCGGTGCTCTCCTACGACGGCTCCTGGAAGTCCCTGGAGCCCGGGACGGCCACCCTGCTCGACTACTGGGCCCCGACGGAGTAACCCACCCCGACAGGCACAGGGGCCCGGCACCACTACGGCGCCGGGCCCCGAGACGTAAAACCGTATGAGGTCAGTGATCGACGTCCTCATGCATGTCCGCCGCCTCGACCTCTTCGCGGGTGACGCCGAGCAGATACAGGACCGTGTCCAGGAAGGGGAAGTTCACCGCGGTGTGCGCGGCCTCGCGTACGACGGGCTTGGCATTGAAGGCGACGCCGAGACCGGCCGCGTTGAGCATGTCGAGGTCATTGGCGCCGTCGCCGATCGCCACGGTCTGGGCCAGCGGCACACCCGCCTCGGCGGCGAACCGGCGCAGCAGCCGCGCCTTGCCTGCGCGGTCCACGATCTCCCCGACGACCCGGCCCGTCAGCTTCCCGTCGACGATCTCCAGCGTGTTGGCCTGAGCGAAGTCGAGTCCGAGCCGTTCCTTCAGATCATCGGTGACCTGTGTGAACCCACCCGAGACGACACCGACTTGGAAGCCGAGCCGCTTCAGCGTACGGATCAGGGTGCGCGCCCCCGGTGTCAGTCGCACCTCCTCGCGCACCTTGTTCACCACCGAGGCGTCCAGCCCCTTCAGGAGCGCCACGCGCGCGTGCAGCGACTGCTCGAAGTCCAGCTCCCCGCGCATCGCGGACGCCGTCACCTCGGCGACCTCGGCCTCGCAGCCGGCGTGCGCGGCGAAGAGTTCGATCACCTCGTCCTGGATGAGAGTCGAGTCGACATCCATGACCACCAGCCGCTGGGCGCGCCGGTGCAAGCCGGCCGCAACGACCGCGACGTCGACACCCAGTGCCGCGGCCTCGGTGACCAGAGCGGTACGCAGTGTCTCCGTCTCCGTACCGGACACGGCGAACTCGACCGCTGTCACCGGGTACTTGGCGAGGCGGAAGATACGGTCGATGTTGCCGCCGGTCTTGGTGATCCGCGCGGTGATCGCGGCCGTCGACTCCGCGGTGAGCGGGTGTCCGAGCACGGTGACGAGTGAACGTCCGAGCCCGCGCGGGCGGTTGTCACCCAGGCCGGAGATGATCTCCGCCTGCATCTTCATCGACTCCGCCCAGCTGTGGACGGTGGCCCGCAGATCCCCCTCGAGCCCGCCGGCCGGCTCGGTCACGAGCGCGCAGAGCACCATCCGGCCACGGGTGACGACCTGCTCGATGTCGACCACGTCGACGGAGTAGGCAGCCAGAGTGTCGAAGAGTCCGGCGGTGATGCCGGGCCGGTCCTTGCCGAAGATCTTGACAAGGAGGGTAGGGACTTCAGAGGTCTGCGAAGCGCTCATGGTCCTCCCACCGTATCCGGCACCCAGTGCCTTCCGCCCGCCTGGTCCGCCTAGCGGACAGAGAACACTGGCCGTCACCGAAGTGGCCCACCCATGACCACCGAGCAACACCGATCCCACGGGCCTCACCACCCACACACCCGCGCCTGCCCGCTGCGGGTGGGCCTGTTTTTCGCCCCCTCCGCCCCTACCCTCCCCCACTCTCGGCTTCTCCCCCAGTGCCTTAAGGGCCTGGGAGGTACCCCCAGAGCGGGGGGACCCCCATCGTGCCTGGGGGCTGCCGCCCCCAGACCCCCGCTTCGGCCTGAACGGCCTCGTCCTCAAACGCCGGACGGGCTAAAAGGCTTCGCCGGACGGGCTGAAAGATCTGGGCGCCCGCCCCCACGCACCCGCAGTCGCCAGCGCACGGGAGGGGCCGTGCCGGTACATCACATGCCCGTCGCCCCGTTCGGATCTGGAGACGGTTCCTGTAATCCCACGTCTGATCCACCGGCCACGACGGGCGGATGTACCGGCACGGCCCCGACCCACCCACCCGCGGCAGGCGAACCGACGGCAGGCGGCGCGCCTCAGCCCCGCCCCCCGGGCTTCCGAGACGGCGGCGGCGGCCCCTCATCCGGCCCCCGCAGCAACTCATCGGGCAGCCGCAAGTACGGATTGGTATCAGGATTCGGCGGCCGGTAAGAGGCCTGGGGACTATAAGGCCCAGCCTCCCCACCGACCCCCGGGGTCGCCCCCGCGGCCCCCGCACCCCCCACAGCCAGCCCCACCGCC
This genomic interval from Streptomyces dengpaensis contains the following:
- a CDS encoding SGM_5486 family transporter-associated protein; protein product: MPVLDPNPQNGQKKLLLVFGAMLAITVIIGVIAAIASP
- a CDS encoding CynX/NimT family MFS transporter, whose product is MMGVMVSEETRTITSTPIRPSAETQPKGVPDTEPEGETPATRAWTTRLVVVGIVLTALNLRPAITSLGALLEEVRDGLGMSGSVAGLLTSVPPLCFAAFGVMAPRLARRFGPGAVVCAGMAAIAAGLAIRPYTGNTAGFLAASALALMGIAVSNVLMPVIVKRWFPDRVGSMTGLYSMALALGTSAAAAVTVPMTDALGGGWQSGLAVWAGLAAAAVVPWLPLVRARGEASGSGAPGGRSESGSADPGRLAGSGSGAPGGRTASGAVVSARQEPDVLRITRSRTAWALAVFFGLQATAAYITMGWMAQIFRDAGVAAGTAGLLLAVTMVMGVPLAFVIPRLATRLPDQGPIAVVLGACGLAGYAGLYFAPAAGAWAWALLLGVSNCAFPLALTMVGMRARTGAGVAKLSAFAQSTGYLISIPGPLLVGVLYQHSGGWGLPIALMAGLMVPQIAVGILAGRNRIVEDEAARLPTREVTP
- the serB gene encoding phosphoserine phosphatase SerB; translated protein: MSASQTSEVPTLLVKIFGKDRPGITAGLFDTLAAYSVDVVDIEQVVTRGRMVLCALVTEPAGGLEGDLRATVHSWAESMKMQAEIISGLGDNRPRGLGRSLVTVLGHPLTAESTAAITARITKTGGNIDRIFRLAKYPVTAVEFAVSGTETETLRTALVTEAAALGVDVAVVAAGLHRRAQRLVVMDVDSTLIQDEVIELFAAHAGCEAEVAEVTASAMRGELDFEQSLHARVALLKGLDASVVNKVREEVRLTPGARTLIRTLKRLGFQVGVVSGGFTQVTDDLKERLGLDFAQANTLEIVDGKLTGRVVGEIVDRAGKARLLRRFAAEAGVPLAQTVAIGDGANDLDMLNAAGLGVAFNAKPVVREAAHTAVNFPFLDTVLYLLGVTREEVEAADMHEDVDH
- a CDS encoding SixA phosphatase family protein — encoded protein: MSVAEPRRIVLFRHAKADWPQVSDHERPLADRGRKDAAVAGRKLADTGIPFDLALCSTATRTRETWKLAVHELPHRPKTVYEERLYEASPGELIAVLNETPDDAQNVVLIGHNPGVHGLAEILAGQAEGDSRARMNGRGFPTAAFAVLSYDGSWKSLEPGTATLLDYWAPTE